In one window of Thalassotalea agarivorans DNA:
- a CDS encoding TonB-dependent receptor encodes MYNQSKIAKSVRLAMMFGAAALTTSTFAAEEAATEASAEEEVEKIQVTGSRIKRTDMEGALPVTVIDRAQIELSGETSVADLLRNTTFNSAGSFRPQSGSSAQGVSQINLRGIGADRTLVLLDGRRLAKSPSTGGTQDLSTIPMAAVERVEILTDGASAVYGSDAIGGVVNIITRKDYEGVEVKFGQGQIEHEGGDREEGSVVFGTNSDTTSVLAGVSWNKRDIIFQRDFPWYEPGASVFGNSFTDTNAFNWTALPGGCTDNEAFYLIPNSTGIPNSAGVAERCAYNFSLVAADEASTGNLSLFANVNHQINDEWEMFVNSSYSSSSSFGRYAPVPDSNYYTGNALAADSPNNPTNPASAMYDPAFGDNREVYWWHRFDALGNRDSNIDAEVKDIVMGFTGEIVADQYLDFGIRRTKSKTYDIGKNFLVRTTAEAYIADGTYDLQNPSANPDDVLNAMKATISRISEFNQDEIYASYSLPLFEMAGGDAQLVIGAEYRTEEYTDQYDSLSEAGQIGGSAGNSAGGDRTAKAAYFETLFPVMDSLEVSVKGRYDSYSDAGSDFSPQVGVKWAAIEDVLTIRASYGQGFRAPGLDILTQKDSFSADSVNDPATCLAQGQPENCSVQINGTRTANPNLESETSSQYSLGVVYAPLDWFNISVDTYSISIDNRINFFDANELVRREQAGDPIPSGLGVTRDPATGAITNITQGYGNEGTLDTSGMDINAQFYFEDLFGGDLRSNFQMSNTFDYSVDGGRSFVKDPDLPRSRITISNSYTISDFEFAWNINYVHSVAEGYADGTHYGKIPSWTTHDIQATYNAMWDGKITVGMQNVGGNEPPLYEYDGRPYNFNLYNGYGRITYFRYTQSF; translated from the coding sequence ATGTATAATCAAAGCAAAATCGCTAAGTCTGTGCGCTTAGCTATGATGTTTGGTGCTGCGGCACTAACAACTTCTACTTTTGCTGCTGAAGAAGCTGCTACAGAAGCTTCAGCTGAAGAAGAAGTAGAAAAAATCCAAGTTACGGGTTCTCGTATCAAGCGTACTGATATGGAAGGCGCACTTCCAGTTACTGTAATCGATCGTGCTCAAATCGAATTATCAGGTGAAACTTCAGTTGCTGACTTACTACGTAACACTACGTTTAACAGTGCTGGTTCTTTCCGTCCTCAGTCTGGTTCATCAGCTCAAGGTGTATCTCAAATCAACTTACGTGGTATCGGTGCTGACCGTACTCTAGTTCTTTTAGATGGCCGTCGTCTTGCTAAGTCGCCTTCAACTGGTGGTACACAAGATTTAAGTACTATCCCTATGGCTGCTGTTGAGCGTGTTGAAATCTTAACTGACGGTGCTTCAGCTGTTTACGGTTCTGACGCAATCGGTGGTGTTGTTAACATCATCACTCGTAAAGACTACGAAGGTGTTGAAGTTAAATTCGGTCAAGGTCAAATCGAGCACGAAGGTGGTGACCGTGAAGAAGGTTCAGTAGTATTCGGTACTAACTCTGACACTACTTCAGTATTAGCGGGTGTTTCTTGGAACAAACGTGACATCATTTTCCAACGTGACTTCCCATGGTATGAGCCAGGTGCATCTGTATTCGGTAACTCTTTCACTGATACAAACGCATTCAACTGGACAGCTTTACCAGGTGGTTGTACTGATAACGAAGCTTTCTACCTAATCCCTAACTCAACGGGTATCCCTAACTCAGCTGGCGTTGCAGAGCGTTGTGCATACAACTTCTCTTTAGTTGCTGCTGATGAAGCGTCTACAGGTAACCTTTCGTTATTCGCTAACGTAAATCACCAAATCAATGACGAGTGGGAAATGTTTGTTAACTCAAGCTACTCAAGCTCTTCATCTTTCGGTCGTTATGCACCAGTTCCAGATTCAAACTACTACACTGGTAACGCTCTAGCTGCTGACAGCCCGAACAACCCAACTAACCCAGCAAGCGCTATGTATGACCCAGCGTTTGGTGATAACCGTGAAGTTTACTGGTGGCACCGTTTCGATGCTCTAGGTAATCGTGATAGCAACATCGATGCTGAAGTAAAAGACATCGTAATGGGTTTCACTGGTGAAATCGTTGCTGACCAATACTTAGACTTCGGTATCCGTCGCACTAAGTCAAAAACTTATGACATCGGTAAGAACTTCTTAGTTCGTACTACTGCTGAAGCATACATCGCTGACGGTACTTACGATCTACAAAACCCAAGTGCTAACCCAGATGACGTATTGAACGCAATGAAAGCGACTATTTCTCGTATTTCTGAGTTCAACCAAGACGAAATCTATGCTTCATACTCACTACCATTATTCGAAATGGCTGGTGGCGACGCACAATTAGTAATTGGTGCTGAGTACCGTACTGAAGAATACACTGACCAATACGATTCACTTTCAGAAGCGGGTCAAATCGGTGGTTCAGCAGGTAACTCTGCTGGTGGTGACCGTACTGCAAAAGCTGCATACTTCGAAACTCTATTCCCAGTAATGGATAGCTTAGAAGTTTCTGTTAAAGGTCGTTACGATAGCTACTCAGACGCTGGTTCTGACTTCTCACCACAAGTAGGTGTTAAGTGGGCTGCAATTGAAGACGTATTAACTATCCGTGCTTCATACGGTCAAGGTTTCCGTGCTCCTGGTTTAGATATCTTAACTCAAAAAGATTCTTTCTCAGCTGACTCTGTAAATGACCCTGCTACTTGTTTAGCTCAAGGTCAACCAGAGAACTGTTCTGTACAAATCAACGGTACTCGTACTGCTAACCCTAACCTAGAGTCAGAGACATCATCTCAATACTCTTTAGGTGTTGTATACGCTCCGTTAGATTGGTTCAACATCTCAGTTGATACTTACAGCATCTCAATCGATAACCGTATCAACTTCTTCGACGCGAACGAACTAGTTCGTCGTGAGCAAGCAGGTGACCCAATCCCATCTGGTCTTGGTGTAACTCGTGACCCAGCTACTGGTGCAATCACTAACATCACTCAAGGTTACGGTAACGAAGGTACATTAGATACTTCAGGTATGGACATCAACGCACAGTTCTACTTCGAAGACCTATTCGGTGGTGACTTACGTTCTAACTTCCAAATGTCAAACACGTTCGATTACAGTGTTGACGGTGGTCGTAGCTTCGTTAAAGACCCTGATTTACCACGTTCACGTATCACTATCTCTAACTCATACACAATCAGTGACTTTGAGTTTGCATGGAACATCAACTACGTACACAGTGTAGCTGAAGGTTATGCAGATGGTACTCACTACGGTAAGATCCCATCATGGACTACACATGACATCCAAGCTACATACAACGCTATGTGGGATGGTAAGATCACTGTAGGTATGCAAAACGTTGGCGGTAACGAGCCACCACTATACGAATATGACGGTCGTCCATACAACTTTAACCTATACAACGGTTACGGTCGTATCACTTACTTCCGTTACACTCAATCTTTCTAA
- a CDS encoding class I SAM-dependent methyltransferase has protein sequence MHNANNNPWDSFWQNAGSLGTFGKEQSTLGLPTALVDIWLNALSHVFPTKNAADVAILDIGTGNGVLPFLCVSKLGASNVSAIDQANISPLEQGFNAEITNVLKQIDFYPNTPAESLPFEDAKFSLAISNYAIEYSNMSASLKEVQRVLKDSGQFICITHAALAEVTEHSSAGIDVYKAMFKATNAINTMRDVAAQKNSAEALKPLFQALMTVKNECQTPHHLDWFEQYIQPIAHTCMLLKNGQYEQGAMLNHIAQIGNDAANGCERSKQQVAAARTEEELAMLIKESGLKLLGIDPVTADDKLQGYLVRAEKV, from the coding sequence ATGCACAATGCAAACAACAATCCATGGGACAGCTTTTGGCAAAATGCAGGCAGTTTGGGTACGTTTGGCAAAGAACAATCAACACTTGGACTTCCAACTGCGTTAGTCGATATCTGGCTTAACGCACTAAGTCATGTTTTTCCGACAAAAAACGCTGCAGATGTAGCCATTCTAGATATAGGTACAGGCAATGGCGTATTGCCTTTTTTGTGTGTGTCAAAGCTTGGTGCTTCGAATGTGAGTGCAATAGACCAAGCAAATATTTCTCCATTGGAGCAGGGCTTCAATGCAGAAATAACTAATGTATTAAAACAAATCGATTTTTACCCTAATACGCCAGCTGAATCACTGCCGTTTGAGGATGCAAAATTTTCATTAGCTATTTCAAACTATGCAATTGAGTATAGCAATATGTCAGCATCGCTTAAGGAAGTGCAAAGAGTATTAAAAGACAGTGGGCAATTCATCTGTATTACCCATGCAGCGTTGGCAGAAGTGACAGAGCATTCCTCTGCAGGCATCGATGTTTACAAAGCAATGTTTAAGGCTACAAATGCCATAAATACTATGCGTGATGTAGCAGCACAAAAAAACTCGGCTGAGGCGCTAAAACCTCTCTTTCAAGCGTTAATGACGGTTAAAAACGAGTGTCAAACCCCACATCATCTCGATTGGTTTGAACAATATATTCAGCCTATCGCTCATACCTGTATGTTATTGAAAAATGGTCAGTATGAACAAGGCGCAATGCTAAATCACATAGCACAAATCGGCAATGACGCAGCTAATGGCTGTGAGCGCAGTAAACAACAAGTCGCCGCGGCAAGAACAGAAGAAGAGCTGGCGATGTTAATTAAAGAAAGTGGTCTAAAGCTGTTAGGGATAGACCCTGTAACTGCAGACGACAAATTACAGGGCTATTTGGTGCGTGCAGAAAAAGTTTAA
- a CDS encoding amidohydrolase — protein MIKKLLLLLCFIPFAHAKTTLIYNVNGYTFEQGKLVQFHAIKFSDDTIDQIYFKHQALPKDTTIEKIDGKGQTMLPGLIDAHGHVLGYGESLQYANLMGAKSEQEAVDIVTAFASEKSDTAWVKGRGWNQVLWPSKQFPSKALLDEKFPNTPVWLERVDGHAGWANSKALSIAGITKTTISPAGGEIIKDKNGEPTGVLIDNAMDMVKQYIPKMDLADIADILQQSMQSLASVGLTSVHDAGISKAELEAYKFLELNGKMPIRIYAMVHVNEPQWQQIVEKGPIHTKDDMFTLAAIKIQADGALGSRGAALHAPYSDQHDTTGLLLQSPQTTHKMALAAMLAGFQVNIHAIGDKANTLVLDVFEQQIKATNSAHLRHRNEHAQVVRPEEIKRFNALNVIASIQPTHATSDKNMALDRLGAERLKGAYAWRTLLNNGARIAAGSDFPVEPPHPFYGIHAAVTRQDRDNQPEQGWISEERLTLEEAFKAFTVDAAYAANQDTLIGTLTPGKKADFIMLEQDLFTQEPSSIWKNEIHATWVNGKKVFQRKP, from the coding sequence ATGATAAAAAAGCTTCTTCTGCTACTGTGTTTCATACCGTTTGCCCACGCAAAAACAACGCTAATCTATAACGTTAATGGCTATACCTTCGAGCAAGGAAAGCTAGTCCAATTTCATGCGATAAAGTTTAGTGACGATACTATTGATCAAATTTATTTTAAGCATCAGGCTTTGCCTAAAGATACAACAATAGAAAAAATCGATGGTAAAGGGCAAACCATGCTACCTGGTCTTATAGATGCTCATGGCCACGTGCTAGGTTATGGTGAGTCTTTACAATATGCGAACTTAATGGGCGCTAAGTCAGAACAAGAAGCCGTCGACATCGTAACAGCGTTTGCCAGTGAAAAAAGCGATACAGCTTGGGTAAAAGGTCGTGGTTGGAATCAAGTACTTTGGCCAAGCAAACAGTTCCCAAGCAAAGCCTTGCTCGATGAAAAATTTCCCAATACGCCAGTATGGCTTGAACGCGTTGATGGTCACGCTGGATGGGCTAACAGCAAGGCGCTAAGCATTGCTGGTATTACTAAAACAACAATTAGCCCCGCTGGTGGCGAAATTATAAAAGACAAAAATGGCGAGCCTACCGGCGTGCTGATAGACAATGCCATGGATATGGTCAAACAATACATACCTAAAATGGACCTTGCCGATATCGCCGATATTCTGCAACAGTCAATGCAGAGTTTAGCCTCTGTAGGCTTAACCAGTGTCCACGATGCAGGTATATCAAAGGCAGAACTGGAAGCGTACAAGTTCCTCGAGCTAAATGGCAAAATGCCAATAAGAATATATGCCATGGTGCACGTTAACGAACCACAATGGCAACAAATCGTCGAAAAAGGTCCAATTCATACTAAAGACGATATGTTTACCTTGGCGGCTATTAAAATACAAGCCGATGGCGCTCTAGGAAGCCGAGGAGCGGCTTTACACGCCCCATATAGCGATCAACACGATACGACAGGTCTTTTGCTGCAATCGCCGCAAACAACCCATAAAATGGCATTGGCGGCTATGTTAGCGGGATTCCAAGTCAATATTCACGCCATCGGCGATAAAGCCAATACTCTGGTGCTCGATGTCTTCGAGCAGCAAATCAAAGCTACCAATTCTGCCCACTTGCGACATCGCAATGAACATGCGCAAGTCGTTAGGCCAGAAGAAATTAAACGCTTCAATGCCCTTAATGTGATTGCTTCTATTCAACCAACGCATGCTACTAGCGATAAAAACATGGCATTGGACAGATTAGGTGCAGAAAGATTAAAAGGTGCTTATGCATGGCGAACCTTGTTAAATAATGGTGCTAGAATTGCCGCGGGCAGTGACTTTCCTGTAGAGCCGCCACATCCTTTTTATGGCATACATGCCGCCGTAACGCGCCAAGACAGAGACAATCAACCTGAACAAGGCTGGATAAGTGAAGAAAGATTAACGTTGGAAGAGGCGTTTAAGGCTTTTACAGTAGATGCCGCTTATGCCGCAAACCAAGATACATTAATAGGCACTTTAACGCCGGGTAAAAAAGCAGATTTTATTATGCTAGAGCAAGATCTTTTTACACAAGAACCAAGTAGCATTTGGAAAAATGAAATCCATGCTACCTGGGTCAATGGAAAGAAGGTTTTTCAACGTAAACCTTAA
- the lnt gene encoding apolipoprotein N-acyltransferase: MATSFRSFLNKIKLSKVNTISLICGWLMVFAYAPFNLWILPLILLPIWLYHLVDLPTKEAARSGFFFGLGWFTAGISWVHVSIERFGGMPLAVSLLLMLLLCAYLALYPMLAAYLSAKLTKQKRSNLWLLPVTWYGAEFLRAHLLTGFPWLSLGYSQINSPLKHYAPFIGETGITALMLIASIAIVAFVKKESVKQHVSVLAGVFVVALILSYLTPIKKSDETVSVALVQGNIKQEIKWDKAQEIPTMLRYLELTRKHYPIDIAIWPESALATLEGSASSQQFLDLANSSASINEAAIITGIINYNFETREYFNRLLVLGKQESDSGYYYGSSNKYDKNHLLPIGEFVPFEDLLRPLAPFFNLPMSSFTRGDYVQPNLSANGLNFLSLICFEIAFPKQLAANFQRDTDFILTVSNDAWFGASHGPDQHLEIAQMRALEFGRPVLRATNNGLTAVAESNGEIFAIAPQFEEAVLKVDVAKSVGITPYSRFGEWLNLLWLALFSLVLWLRNKKSN; encoded by the coding sequence ATGGCAACATCATTTCGCAGTTTTCTAAACAAGATTAAACTCTCAAAAGTAAATACGATCAGCTTAATTTGTGGCTGGTTAATGGTATTTGCCTACGCACCTTTTAATCTTTGGATACTGCCGCTGATATTGCTACCCATCTGGCTATATCATTTAGTAGATTTACCCACAAAGGAAGCGGCAAGAAGCGGCTTCTTTTTTGGTCTTGGCTGGTTCACTGCCGGCATCAGTTGGGTGCATGTCAGCATTGAACGCTTTGGCGGTATGCCACTGGCAGTTTCTTTGCTATTGATGTTATTGCTTTGTGCCTATCTTGCCTTATACCCAATGTTGGCAGCCTATCTATCTGCAAAATTAACCAAGCAAAAGCGCAGCAATCTTTGGCTTTTACCTGTAACTTGGTATGGCGCTGAGTTTCTAAGAGCACATCTGTTGACTGGCTTTCCCTGGTTGTCGCTTGGATATAGCCAAATTAACAGCCCGTTAAAGCACTACGCCCCTTTTATTGGTGAAACAGGTATAACTGCTCTGATGCTAATTGCCAGTATTGCCATTGTCGCTTTTGTTAAAAAAGAGTCGGTTAAACAGCACGTATCTGTTTTGGCTGGGGTATTTGTTGTAGCCCTTATTTTAAGCTATTTAACGCCGATTAAAAAATCAGATGAAACCGTATCAGTCGCTTTGGTGCAAGGAAATATCAAGCAAGAAATCAAATGGGACAAAGCGCAGGAAATTCCCACCATGCTGCGTTACTTAGAACTTACGCGAAAGCACTACCCTATTGATATCGCCATTTGGCCAGAATCTGCGTTAGCGACATTAGAGGGTAGCGCAAGTAGCCAACAGTTTTTAGATTTAGCCAATAGCTCAGCATCTATAAATGAAGCAGCCATCATAACAGGTATCATTAACTACAATTTTGAAACCCGTGAATACTTCAATCGTTTGCTGGTACTGGGTAAACAAGAAAGCGACAGCGGTTATTACTATGGTAGTAGTAATAAATACGACAAGAATCATTTGTTACCAATTGGCGAATTTGTACCATTTGAAGATCTACTCAGGCCACTAGCACCGTTTTTCAACTTACCTATGTCTTCTTTTACGCGCGGTGATTATGTGCAGCCTAACCTAAGCGCCAATGGGTTAAATTTTCTATCGCTGATCTGTTTTGAAATTGCCTTTCCAAAGCAACTTGCTGCCAACTTTCAACGCGATACAGATTTTATCTTAACCGTTAGTAATGATGCCTGGTTTGGCGCTTCTCATGGTCCAGATCAGCATTTAGAAATCGCACAAATGCGTGCGCTTGAATTCGGTCGACCTGTTCTGCGAGCCACTAATAACGGTTTAACAGCGGTTGCCGAAAGCAACGGTGAAATTTTTGCCATTGCACCTCAGTTTGAAGAAGCGGTGCTTAAAGTAGATGTTGCTAAATCTGTCGGTATAACCCCATACAGTCGCTTCGGTGAATGGCTGAACCTTCTTTGGTTAGCACTTTTCTCTCTTGTACTTTGGCTAAGAAATAAAAAGAGCAATTAG
- a CDS encoding HlyC/CorC family transporter, whose protein sequence is MSEDNPHSSNGSSTKGFWSKVVHAFTGEPQNKEELVEVLNDAEDRDLINPETKQMIEGVLEVTDMRVRDIMIPRSQMVTIDINATLDDILPVILESGHSRFPVVNEDVDHIEGILLAKDLLAYGFNQTQQPCEISDVIRPAIIVPESKKVEPLLKEFREQRYHMAVVVDEYGGVSGLVTIEDILELIVGEIEDETDDELEQDIKHLAANVYQVNALTELEDFNAYFATSFNEESADTIGGIVLHQFNHLPKKGECLELDGFEFKVTGSDSRRIQTLQVTTPKDYTVVGKAND, encoded by the coding sequence ATGAGCGAAGACAACCCTCACTCTAGCAACGGTTCTTCAACGAAAGGATTTTGGTCAAAAGTAGTACACGCCTTCACCGGAGAACCGCAAAATAAAGAAGAATTGGTCGAAGTATTAAACGATGCCGAAGACCGAGATCTAATCAACCCTGAAACCAAACAAATGATTGAAGGGGTGTTAGAAGTTACCGACATGCGCGTGCGCGATATTATGATCCCTCGTTCGCAAATGGTAACTATCGATATCAACGCCACGCTTGATGATATTTTACCTGTTATTCTAGAATCAGGTCATTCACGATTTCCTGTTGTTAATGAAGATGTCGACCATATCGAGGGCATCTTGCTAGCAAAAGACTTACTTGCTTATGGTTTTAATCAAACACAACAGCCTTGTGAAATAAGTGATGTTATTCGCCCAGCTATAATCGTTCCTGAAAGTAAAAAAGTAGAACCTCTGTTAAAGGAGTTTCGAGAGCAACGCTATCACATGGCAGTTGTTGTCGATGAATACGGCGGAGTGTCTGGTCTTGTGACCATTGAAGATATTCTAGAGCTTATTGTCGGTGAAATAGAAGATGAAACCGATGATGAGTTAGAGCAAGATATAAAACATCTTGCGGCAAATGTGTATCAAGTAAATGCATTAACCGAATTAGAAGACTTTAATGCCTACTTCGCCACTAGCTTTAATGAAGAAAGTGCCGATACTATTGGTGGCATTGTATTGCACCAGTTCAATCACTTGCCTAAAAAAGGTGAATGTTTGGAATTAGATGGCTTTGAATTTAAGGTGACAGGTAGCGATAGCCGTCGCATTCAAACCCTTCAAGTAACAACACCAAAAGACTATACAGTTGTAGGAAAAGCTAACGACTAA
- the ybeY gene encoding rRNA maturation RNase YbeY, which yields MTTITLDIQRAINDDTLPTDDAFNQWAKAALAPYNKDFELTIRIVDVAESQQLNSQYRGKDKPTNVLSFPFEVPDGIELDLLGDLIICADVVSQEAKQQNKSLNAHWAHMVVHGCLHLLGFDHIEDAEAEEMEALEIDILAKLGFNNPYQL from the coding sequence ATGACGACTATCACGCTTGATATCCAGCGCGCGATAAATGATGACACTTTGCCGACTGATGACGCATTCAATCAGTGGGCAAAGGCTGCTCTTGCTCCTTATAACAAAGATTTTGAACTGACCATTCGCATTGTCGATGTGGCAGAAAGTCAGCAGTTAAATTCGCAATACCGTGGTAAAGACAAGCCAACTAACGTACTTTCGTTCCCATTTGAGGTGCCTGACGGCATTGAACTTGATCTACTTGGCGACCTTATTATTTGTGCCGACGTTGTCAGCCAAGAAGCAAAGCAGCAAAACAAATCACTTAATGCCCATTGGGCACACATGGTTGTACATGGTTGCCTGCACTTACTGGGTTTTGATCATATCGAAGACGCAGAAGCAGAAGAAATGGAAGCATTAGAGATAGACATCCTTGCAAAACTCGGCTTTAATAACCCCTATCAACTTTAA
- a CDS encoding PhoH family protein — MDDNLKSIERRLGVELSYRGNEFKIVGQENNRLAVEKLLKDLYVETATVRGKSKDISADMVHLAILEANVLEQEPTSVDVDYEQMVTIKTKRGVVKPRNKNQHAYVQNVLTNDISFGIGPAGTGKTYLAVACAVDALERQEVRRILLTRPAVEAGEKLGFLPGDLSQKVDPYLRPLYDALFEMLGFEKVEKLIERNVIEIAPLAYMRGRTLNDAFIILDESQNTTVEQMKMFLTRIGFNSRAVITGDVTQVDLPRGQKSGLRHAIEVLEDISGISFNFFMSKDVVRHPVVARIVDAYDKHEQRINKLKIEKAKAKAAAQAEADDKKPADKNDDYHA, encoded by the coding sequence ATGGATGATAATTTAAAGTCTATTGAACGACGTTTAGGCGTTGAGCTGAGTTATCGTGGCAACGAATTTAAAATCGTTGGCCAAGAAAACAACCGACTCGCCGTTGAAAAGTTGTTGAAAGATCTTTATGTCGAAACAGCGACAGTGCGCGGCAAATCAAAAGATATATCTGCCGATATGGTCCATCTTGCAATTCTTGAAGCTAACGTGCTCGAACAAGAGCCGACAAGCGTTGATGTTGATTATGAGCAAATGGTGACCATTAAAACCAAACGTGGTGTGGTAAAACCGCGCAATAAAAATCAACACGCGTATGTTCAAAATGTACTGACCAACGACATTAGCTTTGGTATTGGCCCTGCTGGTACAGGTAAAACCTACTTGGCAGTAGCCTGTGCAGTTGACGCATTAGAGCGACAAGAAGTTCGCCGTATCCTGTTAACACGACCTGCGGTTGAAGCGGGCGAAAAACTTGGCTTTTTGCCGGGTGATTTGTCACAAAAAGTAGACCCTTACCTGCGCCCTCTTTATGACGCCTTATTTGAAATGCTTGGCTTTGAAAAAGTTGAAAAGCTCATAGAGCGCAACGTTATAGAAATTGCACCGCTTGCTTACATGCGTGGCCGTACGCTAAACGACGCCTTTATTATTCTTGATGAAAGTCAAAACACCACGGTAGAACAAATGAAAATGTTTCTTACCCGAATAGGCTTTAACTCAAGAGCAGTTATCACCGGTGACGTGACACAGGTTGATTTACCTCGTGGTCAAAAATCAGGGTTAAGACATGCAATAGAAGTATTAGAAGATATTTCGGGTATAAGTTTTAACTTTTTCATGTCTAAAGATGTGGTGCGCCACCCTGTTGTGGCGCGTATCGTTGATGCATATGACAAACATGAACAACGTATCAACAAACTAAAAATAGAAAAAGCAAAAGCAAAGGCGGCAGCACAAGCCGAAGCTGACGATAAAAAACCTGCTGATAAAAATGACGACTATCACGCTTGA
- the miaB gene encoding tRNA (N6-isopentenyl adenosine(37)-C2)-methylthiotransferase MiaB yields the protein MSKKLYIKTWGCQMNEYDSQKMAELLDSTHGYALAEEAEDADVILLNTCSIREKAQEKVFHQLGRWKTLKDKNPDLVIGVGGCVASQEGDAIRARAPFVDMVFGPQTLHRLPEMIQTVTGDKAPIVDVSFPEIEKFDRLPEPTAEGPTAFVSIMEGCSKYCTFCVVPYTRGEEVSRPLDDVLYEIAQLAEQGVREVNLLGQNVNAYRGDTHDGGICRFSELLRLVATIDGIDRIRYTTSHPVEFTDDIIEVYKDVPELVSHLHLPVQTGSDRILTHMKRGHTALEYKSQIRKLRKARPDICMSSDFIVGFPGESDEDFEQTMDLIKAIDFDLSFSFIYSARPGTPAADLPDDISDETKKQRLQILQDRINTQALRIARQMLGTEQRILVEGPSKKNPMELRGRTENNRIVNFEAPHTVIGQFVDVEITDVYANSLRGKLVRTEGEMGLRVAHSPADIMANSHHAPGSAASNADELGVATFTP from the coding sequence GAGTACGACTCGCAAAAAATGGCAGAACTATTAGATTCTACTCACGGATATGCTTTAGCAGAAGAAGCTGAAGATGCTGATGTTATTTTGTTGAATACCTGTTCAATTCGCGAAAAAGCGCAAGAAAAAGTATTCCACCAGCTTGGCCGTTGGAAAACGCTAAAAGATAAGAACCCTGATCTTGTTATCGGTGTTGGTGGTTGTGTTGCTTCACAAGAGGGCGACGCCATTAGAGCTCGTGCCCCGTTTGTAGACATGGTATTTGGACCACAAACCTTGCATCGCCTTCCTGAAATGATTCAAACGGTTACCGGTGATAAAGCGCCAATCGTTGATGTAAGTTTTCCAGAAATTGAAAAGTTTGACCGTTTACCTGAACCAACAGCAGAAGGTCCAACAGCGTTTGTTTCTATTATGGAAGGTTGCAGTAAATACTGTACTTTCTGTGTTGTACCATATACTCGTGGTGAAGAAGTTAGCCGTCCACTCGATGACGTACTTTACGAGATCGCGCAACTTGCAGAGCAAGGCGTTCGTGAAGTGAACTTACTTGGTCAAAACGTTAATGCTTACCGCGGTGACACGCACGACGGTGGCATTTGTCGTTTTTCTGAATTACTAAGACTTGTCGCGACAATCGATGGTATCGACCGTATCCGTTATACCACTTCGCACCCTGTTGAATTTACTGACGACATTATTGAAGTGTACAAAGATGTACCGGAATTGGTGAGCCATTTGCACCTACCTGTTCAAACAGGTAGTGACCGAATTCTTACCCACATGAAGCGCGGTCATACGGCACTTGAGTACAAGTCGCAAATCAGAAAGTTAAGAAAAGCTCGTCCTGATATTTGTATGTCGTCTGATTTTATTGTTGGTTTCCCAGGTGAAAGTGACGAAGATTTTGAGCAAACAATGGACTTAATCAAAGCGATTGATTTCGACCTTAGCTTCAGCTTTATCTACAGCGCGCGTCCTGGTACTCCTGCGGCAGATTTGCCTGACGATATTAGCGATGAAACAAAGAAACAGCGTTTACAAATTCTACAAGATAGAATCAACACGCAAGCGCTTAGAATCGCTCGCCAAATGCTAGGTACAGAGCAACGTATCTTAGTTGAAGGTCCGTCAAAGAAAAATCCGATGGAGCTTAGAGGACGTACAGAAAACAACCGTATCGTAAATTTTGAAGCGCCACACACCGTTATAGGACAGTTTGTCGACGTTGAAATTACAGACGTTTATGCAAATTCATTGCGCGGCAAATTGGTACGCACCGAGGGTGAAATGGGGCTACGTGTTGCTCACTCTCCTGCCGATATTATGGCAAATAGCCACCATGCACCAGGCAGCGCTGCTAGCAATGCAGACGAGCTAGGTGTTGCAACTTTTACGCCTTAA